A genomic stretch from Mycobacterium malmoense includes:
- a CDS encoding nicotinate phosphoribosyltransferase, whose amino-acid sequence MTKDTAPQHFSVLFTDLYEVTMAQAYLAEHVSGTAVFETMYRKLPHGRSYVMAAGLSDVLDFLEAFQFQPEDIDYLRGLRLFTEEFLQSLSAVRFTGDVWAVPEGTVVFPHEPIVQVIAPILEAQLAETFVVNQIHLQSVLASKAARVVDAARGRMVVDFGARRAHGTDAALKVARAGYLAGLAGTSNLLAARQYGIPAFGTMAHSFIQAFDDELDAFDAFARLYPGTTLLVDTYDTLRGVDHVIELAKRREGLDVAAIRLDSGDLGALSKAARAKLDAAGLGRVEIVASSGLDEYRIAALMDDDCPIDTFAVGTKLVVAQDAPALDMAYKLVEYEGTGRTKFSSGKVIYPGRKQVVRRLADGLFAGDTIGMPGEHLDGEPLLVPVMKNGRRLPQRNLQESRNWARQQVDRLPPQLRSLEATGWSYPVDVSPGIAGELESLRRARQSTS is encoded by the coding sequence ATGACGAAAGATACTGCGCCCCAGCACTTTTCGGTGCTGTTCACCGATCTCTACGAGGTCACGATGGCGCAGGCCTATCTGGCCGAACACGTGTCGGGAACGGCCGTGTTCGAGACCATGTATCGCAAGCTCCCCCATGGCCGGTCCTATGTGATGGCCGCCGGCCTGTCGGACGTGCTCGACTTTCTCGAGGCGTTTCAATTCCAGCCGGAGGACATCGACTACCTGCGGGGATTGCGGCTGTTCACCGAGGAATTCCTGCAATCGCTGTCCGCGGTTCGGTTCACCGGAGACGTGTGGGCGGTTCCGGAAGGCACCGTGGTCTTTCCCCACGAGCCGATCGTCCAGGTGATCGCGCCGATCCTGGAAGCCCAACTCGCCGAGACCTTCGTCGTGAACCAGATTCACCTGCAGAGCGTGCTCGCGAGCAAGGCCGCCCGGGTGGTCGACGCGGCCCGCGGACGGATGGTGGTGGACTTCGGGGCGCGGCGCGCGCACGGCACCGACGCGGCGCTCAAGGTCGCGCGGGCCGGCTACCTCGCCGGCCTAGCGGGCACCTCGAACCTGCTCGCGGCCCGGCAATACGGAATCCCCGCGTTCGGCACGATGGCCCACAGCTTCATCCAGGCCTTCGACGACGAGCTCGACGCCTTCGACGCGTTCGCCCGGCTCTACCCCGGCACCACGTTGCTCGTCGACACCTACGACACGCTGCGCGGCGTCGACCACGTCATCGAACTCGCCAAACGCCGGGAAGGCCTCGACGTGGCGGCGATCCGGCTCGATTCCGGCGATCTGGGTGCGCTGTCGAAGGCGGCGCGCGCCAAGCTGGACGCGGCGGGGTTGGGCCGGGTTGAAATCGTGGCGTCGTCCGGTCTCGACGAGTACCGCATCGCGGCGCTGATGGACGACGACTGCCCCATCGACACCTTCGCCGTGGGCACCAAACTCGTCGTGGCCCAAGATGCGCCGGCGCTCGACATGGCGTACAAGCTGGTGGAGTACGAGGGCACCGGGCGGACGAAGTTCTCCAGTGGCAAGGTGATCTATCCCGGCCGCAAGCAGGTGGTGCGCCGGCTTGCCGACGGGCTCTTCGCCGGCGACACGATCGGCATGCCCGGCGAACACCTCGACGGCGAGCCGCTGTTGGTGCCCGTCATGAAAAACGGCCGGCGCCTTCCGCAACGCAATCTTCAGGAGTCGCGGAATTGGGCGCGCCAGCAGGTCGATCGGCTTCCGCCGCAGCTTCGTTCGCTGGAAGCCACCGGCTGGTCCTACCCCGTGGACGTCAGCCCGGGGATCGCGGGCGAACTCGAAAGCCTGCGCCGCGCCCGGCAATCGACGAGTTGA
- a CDS encoding AMP-dependent synthetase/ligase: MKIAPLAAVERPDFAKIEGRAPSVAHLFLRRVAATPDAEAFRYPLDHSWESVTWRQVGERVHNIAGGLIALGIAPEDRVALASSTRYEWVLVDFAVMCAAAATTTVYPTTNAADVAYIVANSGSRVVVAENQAQLDKLLEHRAELPDVSRVVIIDGDGDGDWVITLAECEQLGKQLLANSPDAITERVAAVGPGQLASLIYTSGTTGRPKGVRLTHGAWTYTAAAIDALGILGPDDLNFLWLPLAHAFGKVMLALPLQIGFPTAIDGRVERIVDNLATLRPTIMGAAPRIFEKAHAHIEGMVAERGRLTKKMFDWAIGVGMTVSEARQAGKKPSLASSLAYKVADRLVFSTIRERFGGRLRFFVSAAAALDRDVAQWFDAVGIIVLEGYGLTETAAASFINRPKAYRFGTVGWPFPATEAKIADDGEILLRGPGLMTSYHDLPDATAEALDDDGWLHTGDIGEIDAEGFLRITDRKKDMFKTSQGKYVAPSAIDAKFKGLCPYVSELLVYGEAKPYCVALVSLDGEAITDWAAKHGLAGMSFAEIARDERTRQLIAGYVDALNVELNRWEQIKRFAILDRELSVDAGDLTPSMKLRRKVVIEKFADRLSGLYERSST, encoded by the coding sequence ATGAAGATAGCACCGCTCGCCGCGGTGGAGCGGCCCGACTTCGCCAAGATCGAGGGTCGGGCGCCGTCGGTGGCACACCTGTTCCTCCGCCGCGTCGCCGCCACCCCGGACGCGGAGGCTTTTCGATACCCACTGGACCACAGCTGGGAGAGCGTGACCTGGCGGCAGGTCGGCGAACGCGTCCACAACATCGCCGGCGGGCTGATCGCGCTCGGAATCGCCCCGGAGGACCGGGTCGCGCTCGCCTCGTCGACCCGCTACGAGTGGGTGCTCGTCGATTTCGCCGTGATGTGCGCGGCCGCGGCGACCACCACCGTCTATCCGACGACGAACGCCGCCGATGTCGCCTACATCGTTGCCAATTCGGGAAGCCGGGTGGTGGTCGCCGAGAATCAGGCCCAGCTCGATAAGCTGCTCGAGCACCGCGCCGAACTGCCCGACGTGAGCAGGGTCGTGATCATCGACGGCGACGGTGACGGCGACTGGGTGATCACGCTCGCCGAGTGCGAGCAGTTGGGCAAGCAACTGCTCGCCAACTCGCCGGACGCCATCACGGAGCGCGTCGCGGCCGTCGGCCCCGGCCAACTCGCCAGCCTCATCTACACTTCCGGCACCACCGGCCGTCCGAAGGGGGTGCGGCTGACCCATGGGGCGTGGACGTACACCGCGGCGGCCATCGACGCGCTGGGCATCCTCGGCCCCGACGACCTGAACTTCCTGTGGCTGCCCCTGGCCCATGCGTTCGGCAAGGTGATGCTGGCGCTGCCGCTGCAGATCGGCTTCCCTACCGCGATCGACGGCCGCGTCGAGAGGATCGTCGACAACCTGGCGACCCTACGTCCCACCATCATGGGCGCCGCACCACGCATTTTCGAGAAAGCGCATGCCCATATCGAGGGGATGGTTGCCGAGCGGGGCAGGCTCACCAAGAAGATGTTCGACTGGGCGATCGGGGTCGGCATGACGGTGTCGGAAGCCCGGCAAGCCGGAAAGAAGCCGTCGCTGGCGTCGTCGCTGGCCTACAAGGTGGCCGATCGGTTGGTGTTCTCCACCATCCGCGAACGCTTCGGCGGCCGCTTGCGGTTCTTCGTCTCCGCGGCCGCCGCCCTGGACCGTGACGTCGCGCAGTGGTTCGACGCCGTCGGCATCATCGTCCTCGAGGGCTACGGGCTCACCGAGACCGCCGCCGCGTCGTTTATCAACCGCCCCAAGGCTTACCGGTTCGGCACGGTCGGCTGGCCGTTCCCGGCCACCGAAGCCAAGATCGCCGACGACGGCGAAATCCTGCTCAGGGGACCGGGTTTGATGACCTCCTACCACGATCTCCCGGACGCCACCGCCGAGGCGCTCGACGACGACGGTTGGCTCCACACCGGCGACATCGGGGAGATCGACGCCGAGGGCTTTCTGCGGATCACCGACCGCAAGAAGGACATGTTCAAGACCTCGCAGGGCAAATACGTTGCGCCGTCGGCGATCGACGCGAAATTCAAGGGCCTGTGCCCGTACGTGAGCGAGCTCTTGGTCTACGGCGAGGCCAAGCCGTACTGCGTGGCGCTGGTCAGCCTCGACGGCGAGGCGATCACAGATTGGGCCGCCAAGCATGGGCTGGCGGGCATGTCGTTCGCCGAGATAGCGCGCGACGAGAGGACGCGGCAACTGATCGCCGGATACGTCGACGCGCTGAACGTGGAACTGAACCGCTGGGAACAGATCAAAAGATTCGCGATCCTCGACCGCGAACTCTCCGTCGACGCCGGTGACCTGACGCCGAGCATGAAACTTCGCCGCAAGGTCGTCATCGAAAAGTTCGCCGACCGCCTTTCGGGCCTTTACGAACGATCATCCACATGA